In Helicobacter sp. 11S03491-1, a single window of DNA contains:
- a CDS encoding zinc ABC transporter substrate-binding protein gives MRFFLVILLLGTFSWATNKVNVIVSVIPQIYFVKKIGGDYVHVSAMVPDGRSPETYEPLPSQIKLIKNAAIYLGVGMEFEKMWHDRFMGVNPTMKFVDLSKALNLFQTHNSSHSNNLHHQKHDPHIWLSIKFARIQAQKIYEVLSQIDVSNNLIYKDNLNKFLKEIDNIDSEIKIIFAQPHAQKIFVVYHPAFGYLANEYGLEEIALENEGKSPKTKQLIAMRKLIQQKNIKVIYIQPQFSKKRIQSLANDLKLKVLELDPLAPDWEKNMVYIAKMIATQGKISQ, from the coding sequence GTGAGATTTTTTTTAGTTATTCTCTTGCTGGGAACATTTTCTTGGGCAACAAATAAAGTAAATGTGATTGTGAGCGTTATTCCTCAAATCTATTTTGTTAAAAAGATTGGGGGAGATTATGTCCATGTGAGCGCAATGGTCCCTGATGGGAGAAGTCCGGAAACATATGAGCCTCTTCCGAGTCAAATCAAGCTTATTAAAAATGCTGCTATTTATTTGGGTGTGGGGATGGAGTTTGAAAAGATGTGGCATGATCGTTTCATGGGAGTGAATCCTACAATGAAATTTGTAGATTTATCCAAAGCCCTCAATCTTTTCCAAACACATAACTCAAGCCATAGCAATAACCTTCATCATCAAAAGCATGATCCCCATATTTGGTTGTCCATAAAATTTGCAAGAATCCAGGCTCAGAAAATCTATGAAGTTCTTTCTCAAATAGATGTATCTAATAATTTAATTTATAAAGATAATTTAAATAAATTTTTAAAAGAAATTGATAATATTGATTCAGAGATTAAGATAATTTTTGCGCAACCTCATGCACAAAAAATATTTGTTGTCTATCACCCGGCTTTTGGTTATCTGGCAAATGAATATGGGCTTGAAGAAATTGCACTTGAAAATGAGGGTAAATCACCAAAAACAAAACAATTAATTGCAATGAGAAAGCTAATCCAACAAAAAAATATTAAAGTCATTTATATCCAACCTCAATTTTCTAAGAAACGTATCCAATCTTTGGCAAATGATTTGAAACTAAAGGTGTTGGAACTCGATCCTCTCGCGCCGGATTGGGAAAAAAATATGGTGTATATAGCTAAAATGATTGCCACACAAGGAAAAATAAGTCAATGA
- a CDS encoding low molecular weight protein-tyrosine-phosphatase, with the protein MRVLFVCLGNICRSPLAEGIAKHYAQKLFLDIKIDSAGTSGWHNGQKPCEGSVAIAKNHHIDISDFKSRKVSLYADSCFDLIVGMDKANVLDLLQMGFEKSKVCKIGKFGLENADIPDPYYYKDNKGFECIYQMIDTGVRNLLNYYFK; encoded by the coding sequence ATGAGAGTCTTATTTGTATGTTTGGGAAATATTTGTCGTTCTCCTTTGGCTGAGGGGATCGCAAAACATTATGCCCAAAAGTTATTTTTGGATATAAAAATTGATTCAGCCGGGACTTCAGGGTGGCATAATGGTCAAAAACCTTGCGAGGGATCTGTTGCAATAGCCAAAAATCATCATATTGACATTTCGGATTTCAAAAGTCGAAAAGTAAGTCTATATGCAGATTCTTGTTTTGATTTAATTGTAGGAATGGATAAAGCAAATGTTTTAGATTTGCTCCAAATGGGGTTTGAAAAATCAAAGGTTTGTAAAATAGGAAAGTTTGGTTTAGAAAATGCAGATATTCCAGACCCTTACTACTATAAAGATAACAAAGGTTTTGAATGTATTTATCAGATGATAGATACAGGTGTAAGAAATTTGTTAAATTATTATTTCAAGTAA
- a CDS encoding ABC transporter ATP-binding protein, protein MTLLECKALSFRYGNEYVLENINFSIMEKDFLAVIGPNGGGKTTLIRILLGLLKPNKGEIVYPNPLMFDSHSLIGYVPQDTTINSDFPIQAIDVVKMGFLKKSFLGYKVSKKETYIAFEMLEKLGVAHLAHYRISELSGGQRQRILIARALCGNPKLIILDEPTSSIDTKTQSEIYKILKNFNTFHTIIVISHDISILLGYASRVLYVNKEVITHKLPNVNLDTNGHICEVDLLDRFAN, encoded by the coding sequence ATGACACTTCTTGAATGCAAAGCCTTGTCTTTTCGTTATGGGAATGAGTATGTGCTGGAAAATATAAATTTTTCAATCATGGAAAAAGATTTTTTGGCAGTTATTGGTCCTAATGGAGGTGGAAAAACAACATTGATACGGATTTTATTGGGGTTATTAAAGCCAAATAAAGGAGAGATTGTTTATCCTAATCCTTTGATGTTCGACTCTCACAGTTTGATTGGCTATGTTCCCCAAGACACCACTATTAATAGCGATTTTCCTATACAAGCTATTGATGTGGTAAAAATGGGATTTTTGAAAAAAAGTTTTTTAGGTTATAAAGTGAGTAAAAAAGAAACATATATTGCTTTTGAAATGCTTGAAAAATTAGGGGTAGCACACTTAGCACACTATAGGATATCGGAGCTTTCAGGAGGACAGAGGCAAAGGATTTTGATAGCTAGAGCACTTTGTGGTAATCCAAAATTGATTATTTTAGATGAACCCACTTCAAGCATTGATACAAAAACTCAAAGTGAAATTTATAAAATATTAAAAAACTTTAATACCTTTCATACTATAATTGTGATTAGCCATGACATATCTATATTGTTGGGATATGCTTCAAGAGTTCTTTATGTCAATAAAGAAGTAATTACGCATAAGCTTCCAAATGTAAATTTAGATACAAATGGGCACATATGTGAAGTCGATCTGCTTGATAGATTTGCAAATTAG
- a CDS encoding arsenate reductase family protein, with protein MFGIKNCGSVKKAKDFFETRGIKYDFIDLKIHKPTLSDIRRWVENKGIDRVLNSKGTTYKKLGLKNMNLDLSAKIKYCYENPLLLKRPIIDKIDGDKIIVGFDEGEYKETFGQI; from the coding sequence ATGTTTGGGATTAAAAATTGCGGTAGCGTGAAGAAAGCAAAAGATTTTTTTGAAACAAGGGGTATAAAGTATGATTTTATAGATTTAAAGATTCATAAACCCACCTTATCTGATATTCGCAGATGGGTAGAAAATAAAGGAATTGATAGAGTATTGAACTCAAAGGGTACTACTTATAAAAAGTTAGGACTAAAAAATATGAATTTAGATTTATCTGCTAAAATTAAATATTGTTATGAGAATCCTTTGTTGCTCAAGCGTCCTATTATCGATAAAATTGATGGAGATAAGATAATTGTTGGGTTTGATGAAGGGGAGTATAAAGAAACTTTTGGGCAAATATGA
- a CDS encoding FAD-dependent oxidoreductase → MENEFDVVIIGGGISGCASFYVLSEYSSIKKVAIVEKCDQLAKISTNAKANSQTIHDGSIETNYTVEKAKKVKLSAFKVRRYAMNKNLQNKIIFENQKMAIGVGDEECAFMRKRHENFKEVFPDLEFFDKKIIKEIEPNIILGTNGGDRLENVEGSGFRKDWSAMNWELLAENFVSEAKKINPEGEVFLNFRVKKIEQHAGGYTLISDRSDKIHAKFVLVDAGSYSLPLAQSMGYGLDLGCLPVAGSFYFVPDLLRGKVYTVQNPKLPFAALHGDPDVVIKGKSRIGPTALTMPKLERNKHLFGGISMELLKMDLNKEVFKISCDLLSDKEIRDYVFRNIVFELPYIGKRKFLKDARKIIPSLKLEDLEYAEGFGEVRPQVLDRTKKKLELGEKKISTNKGITFNMTPSPGATSCLQNALVDVQEITTYLGANFDLERFYQDLSPEELNH, encoded by the coding sequence ATGGAAAATGAATTTGATGTCGTGATTATAGGTGGAGGTATTTCCGGATGTGCATCTTTTTATGTTTTGAGTGAATATAGCAGTATTAAAAAAGTTGCCATTGTAGAAAAATGCGATCAGTTAGCAAAAATAAGCACAAATGCGAAAGCAAATTCTCAAACCATTCATGATGGCTCCATTGAGACAAATTATACTGTTGAAAAAGCTAAAAAAGTCAAACTCTCTGCTTTTAAAGTGAGACGTTATGCTATGAATAAAAATTTGCAAAATAAAATTATTTTTGAAAATCAAAAAATGGCTATTGGTGTGGGAGATGAAGAATGCGCCTTCATGAGAAAAAGACATGAAAATTTCAAAGAAGTTTTTCCCGATCTGGAGTTTTTTGATAAAAAAATTATCAAAGAAATTGAGCCTAATATAATTTTGGGGACAAATGGGGGAGATAGATTAGAAAATGTTGAGGGTTCAGGATTTAGAAAAGATTGGTCTGCAATGAATTGGGAGCTTTTGGCTGAAAATTTTGTTTCTGAGGCAAAAAAGATAAATCCTGAAGGCGAGGTATTTTTGAATTTTCGTGTAAAAAAAATAGAGCAGCATGCCGGTGGTTATACACTTATATCAGATAGATCAGACAAGATTCATGCAAAATTTGTGTTAGTAGATGCAGGGTCTTATTCTTTACCTTTAGCACAATCTATGGGTTATGGTTTAGATTTGGGGTGTTTGCCGGTTGCAGGAAGTTTTTATTTTGTGCCTGATTTGCTTAGAGGTAAGGTTTATACCGTTCAAAATCCCAAACTTCCTTTTGCTGCTTTGCATGGAGATCCCGATGTGGTTATTAAAGGCAAATCGCGTATTGGACCTACAGCGCTTACAATGCCAAAATTAGAAAGAAATAAGCATTTATTTGGAGGCATTAGTATGGAGTTGCTTAAAATGGACTTAAATAAAGAAGTTTTTAAAATTTCTTGTGATTTGCTTTCTGATAAAGAAATTCGTGATTATGTTTTTAGAAACATAGTTTTTGAGTTGCCTTATATTGGAAAACGAAAATTCCTTAAAGATGCACGTAAAATTATTCCATCTTTGAAGCTTGAAGATCTTGAGTATGCAGAAGGATTTGGAGAGGTTCGTCCTCAAGTACTTGATAGGACTAAAAAGAAACTTGAACTTGGAGAGAAAAAAATCTCTACCAATAAAGGGATTACTTTTAATATGACGCCTTCACCGGGAGCTACAAGTTGTTTGCAAAATGCTTTGGTGGATGTCCAAGAAATTACTACATATTTAGGGGCAAATTTTGACTTAGAGAGATTTTATCAAGATCTTTCTCCGGAGGAATTAAATCATTAA
- a CDS encoding SH3 domain-containing C40 family peptidase, whose product MKSLFLSFLILFLVGCASKNAPLADLSLPQDANFYIQQGQEIHLPPKALENLKENYLKIWFSPWTTMEVNQDKNEVFWIGPSLLKSPGYGENLKKNSLEYTSKIYADMDIEHYPSVAIKAIITTDTNVRAVPTDKPRYNSPSGYPFDRWQNSLIFQGTPVLITHYDITKRWAHIQSSFVYGWVKVGDIARIHPKDITYLLSLKNYVVPNQDKIPLYGPKGNFLTDARIGEIFALKPSGHPDKQDSMAKEVYVYKKNLDGYGVFISAKIEDSDFSPFPKRMDAIAMAGIVNSMLGESYGWGGSLENRDCSAFTRDSFANFGILLPRNSASQAKYANNMIDLSKMSAKQKEQYIIKHATPFATILWLKGHIMLYIGTYEGRAIVAHSAWSISTSNLFSKTQNILGGAVITTLWVGKEKNGILFKSKMLIDRVLGMSDLYDYAFHLENSGGKE is encoded by the coding sequence ATGAAATCACTTTTTTTATCTTTTTTAATATTATTTTTAGTTGGGTGTGCAAGTAAAAATGCTCCATTAGCAGATTTATCTCTCCCTCAAGATGCAAATTTTTATATCCAACAAGGACAAGAGATTCATTTACCTCCCAAAGCACTTGAAAATCTTAAAGAAAACTATTTGAAAATTTGGTTTTCACCTTGGACAACTATGGAAGTCAATCAAGATAAGAATGAAGTTTTCTGGATAGGACCTTCTTTGCTCAAAAGCCCTGGTTATGGGGAGAATTTGAAGAAAAATTCTTTGGAATACACAAGTAAAATTTATGCGGATATGGATATAGAGCATTACCCAAGTGTTGCAATAAAAGCTATCATCACAACAGATACTAATGTGCGTGCAGTGCCTACAGATAAACCTCGATATAATTCTCCAAGCGGCTATCCTTTTGATAGATGGCAAAATTCTTTGATTTTTCAAGGTACTCCTGTGTTGATTACTCATTATGATATTACAAAACGATGGGCGCATATTCAAAGTAGTTTTGTTTATGGTTGGGTAAAGGTAGGGGATATTGCCAGAATTCATCCAAAAGATATCACTTATCTTTTGTCATTAAAAAACTATGTAGTTCCCAATCAAGACAAAATACCCCTTTACGGTCCTAAGGGCAATTTTTTAACAGATGCGCGCATAGGAGAGATATTTGCCCTAAAGCCATCCGGGCATCCGGATAAACAAGACTCTATGGCTAAAGAAGTTTATGTTTATAAGAAAAATTTAGATGGGTATGGGGTTTTCATTAGCGCTAAAATAGAGGATTCGGATTTTAGTCCTTTTCCAAAAAGAATGGATGCTATCGCCATGGCAGGTATTGTGAATTCTATGTTGGGAGAAAGCTATGGCTGGGGAGGTTCTTTGGAAAATAGAGATTGCTCTGCTTTTACAAGGGATAGTTTTGCTAATTTTGGTATTTTGTTGCCTAGAAATTCTGCTTCTCAAGCTAAATATGCAAACAATATGATTGATTTGAGCAAAATGAGCGCTAAACAAAAAGAGCAATATATCATCAAGCATGCCACTCCTTTTGCGACAATTTTATGGCTTAAGGGGCATATTATGCTTTATATAGGGACATATGAAGGTAGGGCAATAGTTGCCCATAGCGCTTGGAGTATCTCAACTTCAAATTTATTTTCAAAAACTCAAAACATTTTGGGAGGAGCTGTGATTACAACACTTTGGGTAGGAAAAGAAAAAAATGGAATTTTATTTAAATCAAAGATGTTAATTGATAGAGTATTAGGGATGTCTGATTTATATGATTATGCTTTTCATCTTGAAAATTCCGGAGGGAAAGAGTGA